From one Bacteroides eggerthii genomic stretch:
- a CDS encoding DJ-1 family glyoxalase III: MGTVYVFFADGFEEIEAFTSVDVMRRAGLKVEMITVTPDEIVTGAHGVPVLCDKNIVNCDFFDADLIVLPGGMPGAATLGECDDLRKLIVRFAEENKPIAAICAAPMVLGKLGLLKGRKATCYPGFDNFLEGAEYTAAMVEKDGNIITGKGPGAAMEFALAVVELLQGKDKVAELRKAMIV, encoded by the coding sequence ATGGGTACAGTTTATGTGTTTTTTGCAGACGGATTTGAAGAGATAGAGGCTTTCACTTCTGTTGATGTGATGAGACGTGCAGGATTGAAGGTCGAGATGATTACGGTGACTCCTGACGAGATTGTGACGGGTGCTCATGGCGTACCGGTGCTGTGCGATAAGAATATTGTGAACTGTGATTTCTTCGACGCCGATCTGATAGTGCTTCCGGGCGGTATGCCAGGTGCGGCTACTTTGGGAGAGTGTGATGATTTGCGGAAATTGATTGTACGTTTCGCGGAAGAAAACAAACCTATTGCCGCCATTTGCGCCGCTCCTATGGTGCTTGGCAAGTTGGGACTGCTGAAAGGCAGGAAAGCTACTTGCTATCCGGGCTTTGATAACTTTTTGGAAGGTGCTGAATACACCGCGGCAATGGTGGAAAAAGACGGTAATATCATCACAGGCAAAGGCCCGGGCGCTGCAATGGAGTTTGCTTTGGCTGTGGTGGAACTGCTGCAAGGCAAGGATAAGGTCGCTGAGTTGAGAAA
- a CDS encoding cell envelope integrity protein TolA, with amino-acid sequence MDRKKKGKYVGLAGALLVHVVVIALLILVGFTLPEQSEEGGVPVMMGEVPDAWGAADPSLVEVDVMPEETAPEMPEEVEQDMLTQEEEETVAIKPKAEEKKKEAKKPEKTAAEKAEEARKLAAEKAERERKAAEEAARKRVAGAFGKGAQMGSKGTTEGEGVQGSPTGNSSSGATAGTGGYGTFNLGGRSIGEGGLPRPVYNVQDEGKVVVTITVNPAGQVIATSINRQTNTVNPALRKAAEDAAKKARFNTVSGLNNQTGTITYYFNLK; translated from the coding sequence GGCAGGGGCGCTGTTGGTGCACGTGGTTGTCATTGCCCTTTTGATACTGGTGGGATTTACGTTGCCCGAACAGTCCGAGGAAGGTGGTGTGCCTGTGATGATGGGTGAGGTGCCCGATGCATGGGGAGCTGCCGATCCTTCTTTGGTGGAAGTGGATGTGATGCCGGAAGAAACCGCCCCGGAAATGCCGGAGGAGGTGGAGCAGGACATGCTGACACAGGAGGAGGAAGAAACAGTTGCCATAAAGCCTAAGGCTGAAGAAAAAAAGAAAGAAGCGAAGAAGCCGGAGAAGACCGCAGCGGAAAAAGCAGAGGAGGCCAGAAAGCTGGCTGCCGAGAAAGCGGAACGTGAACGGAAGGCTGCGGAGGAAGCTGCCCGCAAACGTGTTGCGGGAGCCTTTGGCAAGGGTGCGCAGATGGGAAGTAAGGGCACTACGGAAGGGGAAGGTGTGCAAGGAAGCCCTACCGGAAATTCTTCGTCCGGAGCGACTGCCGGAACCGGGGGATATGGAACTTTTAATCTTGGCGGACGTTCTATAGGGGAAGGCGGATTGCCACGCCCTGTATATAATGTGCAGGATGAGGGGAAAGTGGTGGTTACCATTACTGTGAATCCGGCAGGACAGGTCATTGCAACCAGCATCAACCGACAGACCAATACGGTGAATCCCGCTTTGCGGAAGGCTGCGGAAGATGCGGCAAAGAAAGCGCGGTTCAATACGGTAAGTGGCTTGAACAACCAGACAGGAACGATTACGTATTATTTTAATTTAAAATAA